The Pirellulales bacterium genome includes a region encoding these proteins:
- the rpsM gene encoding 30S ribosomal protein S13, whose amino-acid sequence MPRLLGVDIPSDKPTVISLQYLYGVGPRVARELCHKAGVNPQVHARELHEDEVARMAALLDKDYVVEGQLRRQTAQNISRLRDINCYRGIRHRRGLPVRGQRTRTNARTRKGPKKTVAGKKGVKDLK is encoded by the coding sequence ATGCCGCGTCTGTTGGGTGTAGACATTCCGAGCGACAAGCCGACGGTCATCTCGCTGCAGTATTTATATGGCGTGGGTCCGCGGGTCGCCCGTGAGTTGTGCCATAAAGCAGGGGTCAATCCGCAGGTTCACGCGCGCGAGCTGCACGAGGACGAGGTGGCCCGGATGGCCGCCCTGCTCGACAAGGACTACGTGGTCGAGGGACAATTGCGCCGACAAACGGCCCAGAATATTTCGCGACTGCGCGATATCAATTGCTATCGCGGCATCCGCCATCGTCGCGGGTTGCCGGTTCGCGGCCAGCGAACGCGCACCAACGCCCGCACCCGCAAGGGCCCGAAGAAGACGGTGGCCGGCAAGAAGGGCGTCAAAGACCTGAAATAA
- the rpsK gene encoding 30S ribosomal protein S11: MAKSKRRKARRNVTVGVAHIKASFNNTTVTITDTKGDALCWASGGTCGFKGSRKSTPFAGQCAAQQCAEKASKFGVKELEVRVKGPGGGRESAITALQSAGLTIKSIEDVTPLPHNGCRPPKKRRV, encoded by the coding sequence ATGGCCAAGAGCAAACGACGCAAAGCCCGACGCAACGTCACTGTGGGCGTCGCCCACATCAAGGCGAGCTTCAACAACACGACCGTGACGATCACCGACACGAAGGGAGACGCGCTCTGCTGGGCCAGCGGCGGCACCTGCGGTTTCAAGGGGAGCCGCAAGAGCACGCCGTTCGCCGGGCAATGCGCCGCGCAGCAATGCGCGGAAAAGGCCTCGAAGTTCGGCGTTAAGGAATTGGAAGTCCGCGTAAAGGGTCCTGGCGGCGGTCGAGAGAGCGCGATCACGGCCCTCCAATCGGCCGGCCTGACCATCAAGTCGATCGAAGATGTGACGCCGCTGCCGCACAACGGTTGCCGCCCGCCGAAGAAGCGCCGCGTGTAG
- the rpsD gene encoding 30S ribosomal protein S4, whose translation MARTTGPVCRLCRRDGLKLFLKGTRCDTPKCAIERRDSPPGHNQARRGKLTDYGVHLREKQKVKHYYGVLERQFRGYFAQAERGKGNTGEALMTLLERRLDNIVHRLGFALSRAQARQMIGHGHITVNGRRVDIPSYLVKVGDVIRAKNRPKSLQAVLGCVSEFHRDVPDFLSRAEGAIPEGRVSRLPCMEDVSIPIQPNLIIELCSK comes from the coding sequence ATGGCTCGAACCACCGGACCTGTCTGCCGCTTGTGCCGCCGCGACGGACTCAAGCTGTTTCTCAAGGGGACGCGCTGCGATACGCCGAAGTGCGCGATCGAACGCCGCGACTCTCCGCCGGGGCACAATCAGGCTCGCCGCGGCAAATTAACCGATTACGGCGTCCACCTCCGCGAGAAGCAGAAGGTCAAGCACTACTACGGCGTGCTCGAGCGCCAGTTCCGCGGCTACTTCGCTCAAGCGGAGCGCGGCAAGGGGAACACCGGGGAGGCCCTGATGACGCTGCTCGAGCGCCGGCTGGACAACATCGTGCATCGGCTGGGTTTCGCGCTGTCGCGAGCCCAGGCCCGGCAGATGATCGGCCACGGACACATTACCGTGAACGGCCGCCGCGTCGATATCCCCAGCTACCTGGTGAAGGTCGGCGACGTGATTCGCGCTAAGAATCGCCCCAAGAGCCTGCAGGCGGTCTTGGGCTGCGTGTCCGAATTCCACCGCGACGTGCCCGATTTTCTGTCGCGGGCGGAGGGAGCGATTCCCGAAGGGCGCGTCAGCCGTTTGCCATGCATGGAAGACGTGTCGA